The window TTCAGAGTGAGTGTTTACAGTTGTTTAGACTATTGGATATTTATATAAAACACAGAACAGTGACAAAGAATAAACTAAAAGGAGAAGAAGTTTTAGGAATTCCTTCAAGATTTGTTTATCGTTCTTTAACTAGAAATCTGAAGCATTTAAACAAAGAGGTTTTAGTATTGGAATCTCGTCTATTAGCATTAGTAAAACAAGATCAGCAGCATCAATTAACATTGATAAAAAGCATTCCAGGAATGGGAGTTAAAACCGCTTTGTTTTTAATAGTAGTAACCGATGGATTTAACAAGTTTGAAAACGCATCACAGCTATGTAGTTATGTTGGAATTACTCCCACTATACGAAAATCAGGGAGTAGTGTAAGAGGTCGAAGTAGAATAAGTAAAGTAGGTAACAAGAAACTAAGGAATTTATTGTTTTTATGTTCTTTTTCAGCGTGTAAGCACAATAAGGCTTGTAGAGAGATTTATGAACGATTAGTAGCTAAAGGGAAAAGTAAGAAGCTGGCATTAATAGCAGTAGGTAATAAGCTATTAAAACAAGCTTTTTCTATAGCAAAGAGTGGACGACCTTACGATGAAAACTTTGTTTCAAGGTTAGTTTAAAATTACTAGTTTTTTAACTCAGTTCTTTGTTAGCCATCTGGCATTTCTTTCACGTTGTATTGAATGTCCTTAATCTTTAATTTTAGCCAAGTCCATTTGCCACTTTCTAATTTCCAACTTGCTTCGCATTCGATAGGTATTTTTATTCCATTCCGTTC is drawn from Lacinutrix sp. WUR7 and contains these coding sequences:
- a CDS encoding transposase; this encodes MNKYKEIYGIDISKDVFDVYGSKSGHNQFKNDAKGFVSFVKHLPKDVLIVMEATGYYHYRLAQFLYKSGISVSVVNPLSVKRFIQMKLAKVKTDKSDAKAISEYGEMNDVPLYSALIDVQSECLQLFRLLDIYIKHRTVTKNKLKGEEVLGIPSRFVYRSLTRNLKHLNKEVLVLESRLLALVKQDQQHQLTLIKSIPGMGVKTALFLIVVTDGFNKFENASQLCSYVGITPTIRKSGSSVRGRSRISKVGNKKLRNLLFLCSFSACKHNKACREIYERLVAKGKSKKLALIAVGNKLLKQAFSIAKSGRPYDENFVSRLV